The sequence below is a genomic window from Syntrophales bacterium.
TCCGAGGTAACCTCAACGACGGGAACCGGTGCCTCAGGAGATATACGGGAAACCCTTCCCCAGATAAACTGGTCAACCATTAAATCTCCAACCACAAGAACCTTTGATCTGGAAAATTTATCAATTATTTCAAGCAATCTTTTTTTACTCACAAGTTTCTTTACCATTTATTCTCGAACCTCTTACTATGCCACTTCCATGCTGTTTCAATAATTACATTCAGATCAGCAAACGCCGGTTTCCACCCCAATTCCTTTATTATTTTTTCGGAACTTGCCACCAACCGGGCGGGATCTCCCTCTCTTCTATCACCTTCTACAACAGAAACTTTCGTTCCGGTAACCCTGTTAACCGCTCCTATAACTTCTTTCACCGAAAAACCCTCTCCGTTTCCGAGATTATAGATGGCTTCTGTTGAACTGTCTTTTAATTGCCTCAGGGCGAGGATATGAGCTTCTGCCAGGTCATTTACATGTATATAGTCCCTGATACATGTCCCATCTGGTGTATCATAATCAGTCCCGAAAATCGTTATATTATTTTTTCTTCCCAGGACTGCATCAAGGATAAGAGGTATCAAATGAGTCTCGGGTGAGTGGTCTTCACCGATTATGCCTTCGGGATCAGCTCCCGCAGCATTGAAGTATCGCAGTGAAACAAAGTTAAGACCATAGGTTGAATGATACTTTTTTAAAATATTTTCAAAAATAAGCTTTGTGTTTCCGTACACGTTCGTCGGAACAGTCGGATGCTCTTCTGCAATCGGCACTCTTATCGGTTCTCCGTACACCGCCGCACTGGAAGAGAATACGATTTTTTTGACCCCGGCATCCAACATCGCCCCAAGAAGATTTATGCCGTTGGCAACATTATTTCTATAATAACTGTGTGGATCAATCTCGGATTCACCAACAAGACTATACGCTGCAAAATGGATTACCGCTTCTATATCATAATTTTTAAAGGTCTTTATTAACATATCCTTGTCCGACAGGTCTCCCCTGATAAATTCGCCGGATAAAACCATATCACTATGACCCCTGGAAAGGTTGTCGTATATTATTGTATCATAACTTTTTTCTCCGAGAAGTTTGACCACATGGGAGCCAATATAGCCCGCTCCGCCTGTAATTAGTATCATACCTTTTTCCCTTTGAAATATTCTAAAACCAGTTTCAAACCTTCCTCAAGCTGTATTTTCGGTTCCCATCCGAGTAAGCTCTTCGCCCTGGCAATGTCAGGCCTTCTTACTTTCGGATCATCTACTGGAAGATCGCTGAAGATAATCTTACTTTTTGATTTGCATGTATCGATCAGCTTCCTTGCAAATTCCAGTATTGTTATTTCACGGGGATTGCCGATATTGACCGGACTAACATAATCAGAATAAAGAAGTCTGTAAATTCCCTCAACCAAATCGTCAACGTAGCAGAAACTGCGGGTCTGACTGCCGTCACCGAAGACGGTCAGGTCTTCCCCCTTTAGCGCCTGCACCATGAACGTGGGAAGTGCTCGTCCATCATCCGCCCTCATCCTTGAACCATAAGTATTAAATATTCTTACAATTCTTGTGTCAATGCCATGGTACCTGTGATAAGCCATTGTCAGTGCTTCTGCAAACCTTTTTGCCTCATCGTATACCCCGCGCGGGCCAATAGGATTGACATTCCCCCAGTAATCCTCCGACTGTGGATGCTCCAATGGATCTCCGTAGCACTCCGAGGTAGAAGCAAGTAGAAATCTGGCTCTTTTTTCCTTGGCTAAGCCCAATGTCTTGTGAGTGCCGAGAGATCCTACTTTAAGGGTCTGAATGGGAAGCTTAAGATAGTCTATCGGGCTTGCAGGAGATGCAAAATGGAGGATATTATCAACCTTTCCCTCCACATAGATAAAATTGGTTACATCATGTTTTATAAAGGTAAATCTATCATTTCCAAAGAGGTGAGCTATGTTGTCTATATTTCCCGTCAGGAGGTTATCCATACAAATCACATAATGTCCCTTTGAAATAAAATAATCGCAAAGATGGCTCCC
It includes:
- the galE gene encoding UDP-glucose 4-epimerase GalE, which produces MILITGGAGYIGSHVVKLLGEKSYDTIIYDNLSRGHSDMVLSGEFIRGDLSDKDMLIKTFKNYDIEAVIHFAAYSLVGESEIDPHSYYRNNVANGINLLGAMLDAGVKKIVFSSSAAVYGEPIRVPIAEEHPTVPTNVYGNTKLIFENILKKYHSTYGLNFVSLRYFNAAGADPEGIIGEDHSPETHLIPLILDAVLGRKNNITIFGTDYDTPDGTCIRDYIHVNDLAEAHILALRQLKDSSTEAIYNLGNGEGFSVKEVIGAVNRVTGTKVSVVEGDRREGDPARLVASSEKIIKELGWKPAFADLNVIIETAWKWHSKRFENKW
- a CDS encoding SDR family oxidoreductase, whose translation is MRLYEVAVANFVNLTTEDNMLERTLITGGAGFLGSHLCDYFISKGHYVICMDNLLTGNIDNIAHLFGNDRFTFIKHDVTNFIYVEGKVDNILHFASPASPIDYLKLPIQTLKVGSLGTHKTLGLAKEKRARFLLASTSECYGDPLEHPQSEDYWGNVNPIGPRGVYDEAKRFAEALTMAYHRYHGIDTRIVRIFNTYGSRMRADDGRALPTFMVQALKGEDLTVFGDGSQTRSFCYVDDLVEGIYRLLYSDYVSPVNIGNPREITILEFARKLIDTCKSKSKIIFSDLPVDDPKVRRPDIARAKSLLGWEPKIQLEEGLKLVLEYFKGKKV